In Ailuropoda melanoleuca isolate Jingjing chromosome 7, ASM200744v2, whole genome shotgun sequence, one genomic interval encodes:
- the NELFB gene encoding LOW QUALITY PROTEIN: negative elongation factor B (The sequence of the model RefSeq protein was modified relative to this genomic sequence to represent the inferred CDS: deleted 1 base in 1 codon), with protein sequence MFAGLQDLGVANGEDLKETLTNCTEPLKAIEQFQTENGVLLPSLQSALPFLDLHGTPRLEFHQSVFDELRDKLLERVSAIASEGKAEERYKKLEDLLEKSFSLVKMPSLQPVVMCVMKHLPKVPEKKLKLVMADKELYRACAVEVKRQIWQDNQALFGDEVSPLLKQYILEKESALFSTELSVLHNFFSPSPKTRRQGEVVQKLTQMVGKNVKLYDMVLQFLRTLFLRTRNVHYCTLRAELLMSLHDLDVGDICSVDPCHKFTWCLDACIRERFVDSKRARELQGFLDGVKKGQEQVLGDLSMILCDPFAINTLSLSTVRHLQELVGQETLPRDSPDLLLLLRLLALGQGAWDMIDSQVFKEPKMEVELITRFLPTLMSFVVDDHTFNVDQKLPAEEKAPVTYPNTLPESFTKFLQEQRMACEVGLYYVLHITKQRNTKALLRLLPGLVETFGDLAFGDIFLHLLMGNLALLADEFALEDFCRSLFDGFLLTASPRKESVQRHALRLLVHLHHRVAPSQLEALRKALEPTGQSGEAVKELYSQLGEKLEQLEHRKPSPARAAETPALELPLPAVSAPAGL encoded by the exons ATGTTCGCGGGGCTGCAGGACCTGGGCGTGGCCAACGGCGAGGACCTGAAGGAGACGCTGACCAACTGCACGGAGCCGCTCAAGGCCATCGAGCAGTTCCAG ACAGAGAATGGCGTGCTGCTGCCCTCCCTGCAGTCCGCCTTGCCCTTCTTGGACCTGCACGGGACGCCGCGGCTGGAGTTCCACCAGTCGGTGTTCGACGAGCTCCGGGACAAGCTGCTGGAGCGCGTGTCGGCCATCGCCTCAGAGGGGAAGGCCGAGGAGAG GTACAAGAAACTGGAAGACCTCCTGGAAAAGAGCTTTTCTCTGGTGAAGATGCCGTCCCTGCAGCCCGTGGTGATGTGCGTCATGAAACATTTGCCCAAG GTTCCAGAGAAGAAGCTGAAGCTGGTGATGGCAGACAAGGAGCTGTACCGGGCCTGCGCCGTAGAGGTGAAGCGGCAGATCTGGCAGGACAACCAGGCCCTGTTCGGGGACGAAGTTTCCCCGCTGCTGAAGCAATACATCCTGGAGAAGGAGAGCGCGCTTTTCAGCACAGAGCTGTCCGTCCTGCACAACTTCTTCAGTCCTTCCCCGAAGACGAGGCGCCAGGGCGAG GTGGTGCAGAAGCTGACACAGATGGTGGGCAAGAACGTGAAGCTCTACGACATGGTGCTGCAGTTCCTGCGGACCCTCTTCCTGCGGACCCGCAACGTGCACTACTGTACCCTGCGGGCCGAGCTGCTCATGTCCCTGCACGACCTGGACGTCGGGGACATCTGCTCTGTGGACCCCTGCCACAAG TTTACCTGGTGCCTGGACGCCTGCATTCGAGAGCGGTTTGTGGACAGCAAGAGGGCCCGGGAGCTGCAGGGGTTTCTGGACGGAGTGAAGAAGGGGCAGGAGCAAGTCCTGGG GGATCTGTCCATGATCCTGTGTGACCCCTTTGCCATCAACACGCTGTCACTGAGCACCGTCAGGCACCTGCAGGAGCTGGTCGGCCAGGAGACGCTGCCCAGG GACAGCCCTGATCTCCTGCTGCTGCTCAGGCTGCTGGCCTTGGGCCAGGGGGCGTGGGACATGATTGACAGCCAGGTCTTCAAGGAGCCCAAGATG GAGGTGGAGCTCATCACCAGGTTCCTGCCCACGCTCATGTCCTTCGTGGTGGACGACCATACCTTCAACGTGGATCAGAAGCTCCCAGCCGAGGAGAAAGCCCCAGTCACGTACCCAAACACGCTTCCAGAGAGTTTCACCAA GTTCCTGCAGGAGCAGCGCATGGCCTGTGAGGTG GGGCTATACTACGTACTGCACATCACCAAGCAGAGGAACACGAAAGCGCTCCTGCGCCTGCTGCCGGGGCTCG TGGAGACCTTTGGCGACCTGGCGTTTGGTGACATCTTCCTGCACCTGCTCATGGGGAACCTGGCGTTGCTGGCCGACGAGTTCGCCCTGGAGGACTTCTGCAGGAGCCTCTTTGACGGCTTCCTCCTCACAGCCTCGCCCAG GAAGGAGAGCGTGCAGCGACACGCGCTGCGGCTCCTCGTCCACCTGCACCACCGGGTGGCGCCGTCCCAGCTGGAGGCCCTGCGCAAGGCCCTGGAGCCCACGGGCCAG AGTGGAGAAGCCGTGAAGGAGCTTTACTCTCAGCTCGGGGAGAAACTGGAGCAGCTGGAACACCGAAAGCCCAGCCCGGCCCGGGCCGCAGAGACTCCGGCCCTGgagctgcccctccccgctgtgTCCGCTCCGGCTGGGCTCTGA
- the STPG3 gene encoding protein STPG3 isoform X1, producing MRFRSLLDITYLDGPLLLIGAWPKETTSSRGHLCDVSHHAVKFLANFYISGGQPWTHGSLRQRPLVPDRPKASVFLWGPQPGTAWEMWPPGVQEFQAGLSVQTGPLQEHPPICTQNLRELWLERRPPIVTDLQTPGPAKYPAPDASVRESSPHPHFSTGRRLPTREGGGRRAWRTLWLQSENPFTQKADFNRERKRPSPADSQPLSRPAFPAFSFGARRPVSKTAEPPARPKLPRAGGADYRTQPQLQAPPQAPGGEKLPSPNTYDIFPGCRLQSRRPPAFSMSRSPAFASWVSSSCSPGPAAYYVEDCYNSRFPSAPGVVIQGVRRPKRHDTGPFCTL from the exons ATGCGTTTCAGGTCCTTACTGGACATCACCTACTTGGACGGGCCACTTCTGCTCATAGGAGCCTGGCCAAAGGAAACGACATCTAGCCGAGGACATCTGTGTGATGTCAGCCATCATG CTGTGAAATTCCTGGCGAATTTTTACATCAGTGGAGGCCAACCCTGGACCCATGGCTCCCTGAGGCAGAGGCCACTTGTGCCAGACCG GCCCAAGGCTAGTGTGTTCTTGTGGGGCCCCCAGCCAGGGACCGCCTGGGAGATGTGGCCCCCAGGAGTGCAGGAGTTCCAGGCTGGCCTCAGTGTGCAAACGGGCCCCCTCCAAGAGCACCCCCCTATCTGCACCCAGAACCTGAGGGAGCTGT GGCTGGAACGACGCCCACCCATCGTGACAGACCTGCAGACCCCCGGCCCCGCCAAGTACCCGGCGCCGGATGCTTCAGTGCGCGAGTCCTCCCCACATCCCCACTTCAGCACCGGCCGCAGGCTCCCCACCCGCG AGGGCGGAGGCCGCAGGGCGTGGCGGACCTTGTGGCTCCAAAGCGAAAACCCCTTCACGCAGAAGGCCGACTTTAACCGAGAGCGCAAG CGGCCATCGCCTGCGGACTCTCAGCCCCTCAGCCGGCCTGCCTTCCCGGCCTTCAGCTTTGGGGCCCGCCGCCCCGTCTCCAAGACAGCTGAGCCCCCGGCCCGCCCAAAACTGCCGCGGGCCGGGGGTGCGGATTACCGTACCCAGCCCCAGCTTCAGGCCCCTCCGCAGGCCCCGGGGGGCGAGAAGCTCCCCAGCCCCAACACCTACGACATCTTTCCTGGGTGCCGCCTGCAGAGCCGCCGCCCGCCCGCCTTCTCCATGAGCCGCTCACCTGCGTTCGCCTCCTGGGTCAGCTCCT CCTGCAGTCCTGGCCCAGCTGCCTACTACGTGGAGGATTGCTATAACTCGCGTTTCCCCTCCGCGCCTGGAGTGGTGATCCAGGGTGTCCGAAGACCCAAGCGCCATGACACAGGACCCTTCTGCACCCTGTAG
- the STPG3 gene encoding protein STPG3 isoform X2: MNFDQKAVKFLANFYISGGQPWTHGSLRQRPLVPDRPKASVFLWGPQPGTAWEMWPPGVQEFQAGLSVQTGPLQEHPPICTQNLRELWLERRPPIVTDLQTPGPAKYPAPDASVRESSPHPHFSTGRRLPTREGGGRRAWRTLWLQSENPFTQKADFNRERKRPSPADSQPLSRPAFPAFSFGARRPVSKTAEPPARPKLPRAGGADYRTQPQLQAPPQAPGGEKLPSPNTYDIFPGCRLQSRRPPAFSMSRSPAFASWVSSSCSPGPAAYYVEDCYNSRFPSAPGVVIQGVRRPKRHDTGPFCTL; this comes from the exons ATGAATTTTGACCAGAAAGCTGTGAAATTCCTGGCGAATTTTTACATCAGTGGAGGCCAACCCTGGACCCATGGCTCCCTGAGGCAGAGGCCACTTGTGCCAGACCG GCCCAAGGCTAGTGTGTTCTTGTGGGGCCCCCAGCCAGGGACCGCCTGGGAGATGTGGCCCCCAGGAGTGCAGGAGTTCCAGGCTGGCCTCAGTGTGCAAACGGGCCCCCTCCAAGAGCACCCCCCTATCTGCACCCAGAACCTGAGGGAGCTGT GGCTGGAACGACGCCCACCCATCGTGACAGACCTGCAGACCCCCGGCCCCGCCAAGTACCCGGCGCCGGATGCTTCAGTGCGCGAGTCCTCCCCACATCCCCACTTCAGCACCGGCCGCAGGCTCCCCACCCGCG AGGGCGGAGGCCGCAGGGCGTGGCGGACCTTGTGGCTCCAAAGCGAAAACCCCTTCACGCAGAAGGCCGACTTTAACCGAGAGCGCAAG CGGCCATCGCCTGCGGACTCTCAGCCCCTCAGCCGGCCTGCCTTCCCGGCCTTCAGCTTTGGGGCCCGCCGCCCCGTCTCCAAGACAGCTGAGCCCCCGGCCCGCCCAAAACTGCCGCGGGCCGGGGGTGCGGATTACCGTACCCAGCCCCAGCTTCAGGCCCCTCCGCAGGCCCCGGGGGGCGAGAAGCTCCCCAGCCCCAACACCTACGACATCTTTCCTGGGTGCCGCCTGCAGAGCCGCCGCCCGCCCGCCTTCTCCATGAGCCGCTCACCTGCGTTCGCCTCCTGGGTCAGCTCCT CCTGCAGTCCTGGCCCAGCTGCCTACTACGTGGAGGATTGCTATAACTCGCGTTTCCCCTCCGCGCCTGGAGTGGTGATCCAGGGTGTCCGAAGACCCAAGCGCCATGACACAGGACCCTTCTGCACCCTGTAG
- the STPG3 gene encoding protein STPG3 isoform X4 — MWPPGVQEFQAGLSVQTGPLQEHPPICTQNLRELWLERRPPIVTDLQTPGPAKYPAPDASVRESSPHPHFSTGRRLPTREGGGRRAWRTLWLQSENPFTQKADFNRERKRPSPADSQPLSRPAFPAFSFGARRPVSKTAEPPARPKLPRAGGADYRTQPQLQAPPQAPGGEKLPSPNTYDIFPGCRLQSRRPPAFSMSRSPAFASWVSSSCSPGPAAYYVEDCYNSRFPSAPGVVIQGVRRPKRHDTGPFCTL; from the exons ATGTGGCCCCCAGGAGTGCAGGAGTTCCAGGCTGGCCTCAGTGTGCAAACGGGCCCCCTCCAAGAGCACCCCCCTATCTGCACCCAGAACCTGAGGGAGCTGT GGCTGGAACGACGCCCACCCATCGTGACAGACCTGCAGACCCCCGGCCCCGCCAAGTACCCGGCGCCGGATGCTTCAGTGCGCGAGTCCTCCCCACATCCCCACTTCAGCACCGGCCGCAGGCTCCCCACCCGCG AGGGCGGAGGCCGCAGGGCGTGGCGGACCTTGTGGCTCCAAAGCGAAAACCCCTTCACGCAGAAGGCCGACTTTAACCGAGAGCGCAAG CGGCCATCGCCTGCGGACTCTCAGCCCCTCAGCCGGCCTGCCTTCCCGGCCTTCAGCTTTGGGGCCCGCCGCCCCGTCTCCAAGACAGCTGAGCCCCCGGCCCGCCCAAAACTGCCGCGGGCCGGGGGTGCGGATTACCGTACCCAGCCCCAGCTTCAGGCCCCTCCGCAGGCCCCGGGGGGCGAGAAGCTCCCCAGCCCCAACACCTACGACATCTTTCCTGGGTGCCGCCTGCAGAGCCGCCGCCCGCCCGCCTTCTCCATGAGCCGCTCACCTGCGTTCGCCTCCTGGGTCAGCTCCT CCTGCAGTCCTGGCCCAGCTGCCTACTACGTGGAGGATTGCTATAACTCGCGTTTCCCCTCCGCGCCTGGAGTGGTGATCCAGGGTGTCCGAAGACCCAAGCGCCATGACACAGGACCCTTCTGCACCCTGTAG
- the TOR4A gene encoding LOW QUALITY PROTEIN: torsin-4A (The sequence of the model RefSeq protein was modified relative to this genomic sequence to represent the inferred CDS: inserted 2 bases in 1 codon), with product MDGSQPSLEPAAAGPSLPGPSVIAPLRAVVRLRRRVCLLRKRRLLPPGTGSASGAGAPRPSCGSGAPHAHLDQPQFFTFDGPAELPSRTPRKRRRRSRVVLYPETSRKCRPHAERRSRAQRCLLLLVAIVGFQVLNAIENLDDNAQRYDLDGLEKALQRAVFGQPGAVGRIVALLRDYLATHVHSRPLLLALHGPSGVGKSHVGRLLARHFRAVLEDGALVLQYHARHHCPEPRAAEDCREELAGLVADVVARAEVEEKTPIVVLDEAELMPTALLDELHSFLQPQRAHHFHNAIYVLLSSAGGXEITRFVLQNASRALPASSDGDRAGVAAVQAEEDLRAGLRSLLVQEHPLWQAAAIVPFLLLDKRDVVNCFRDEMAGEGFFPEQARAELLAAQLSYYRVAGREFAVTGCKQVVARVNLL from the exons ATGGACGGCAGCCAGCCCAGTCTGGAGCCGGCGGCCGCGGGCCCCAGTCTCCCCGGCCCGAGCGTGATCGCGCCGCTGCGTGCCGTGGTCCGCCTGCGTCGCCGCGTGTGCCTCCTGCGCAAGCGGCGCCTCCTGCCGCCGGGCACGGGGTCGGCCTCCGGGGCTGGAGCGCCCAGACCCAGCTGCGGCTCCGGGGCGCCGCACGCTCACCTGGACCAGCCGCAGTTCTTCACCTTCGACGGCCCGGCGGAGCTGCCGTCCAGGACGCCGCGCAAGAGGCGCCGGCGCAGCCGCGTGGTGCTCTACCCTGAGACCTCGCGCAAGTGCCGGCCTCACGCCGAGCGCCGCAGCCGCGCGCAGCGCTGCCTGTTGTTGCTTGTGGCCATTGTGGGCTTCCAGGTGCTCAACGCCATCGAGAACCTGGACGATAACGCGCAGCGCTACGACCTCGACGGGCTGGAGAAGGCGCTGCAGCGCGCCGTGTTCGGTCAGCCGGGTGCCGTGGGGCGCATCGTGGCGCTGCTGCGGGACTACCTGGCCACGCACGTGCACAGCCGCCCGCTGCTTCTGGCGCTGCACGGGCCCAGCGGCGTGGGCAAGAGCCACGTGGGCCGCCTGCTGGCACGCCACTTCCGCGCGGTGCTCGAGGACGGCGCGCTCGTGCTGCAGTACCACGCGCGGCACCACTGCCCCGAGCCGCGTGCCGCGGAGGACTGCCGTGAGGAGCTGGCGGGGCTCGTGGCCGACGTGGTGGCGCGGGCCGAGGTGGAGGAGAAGACCCCGATCGTGGTGCTGGACGAGGCGGAGCTCATGCCCACGGCCCTGCTGGACGAGCTGCACAGCTTTCTGCAGCCGCAGCGTGCCCACCACTTCCACAACGCCATTTACGTGCTCCTCAGCAGCGCAGGCGG GGAAATCACGCGCTTCGTGCTGCAGAACGCGTCCCGCGCGCTGCCCGCGAGCTCCGACGGCGACCGGGCCGGGGTGGCCGCGGTGCAGGCCGAGGAGGACCTGCGCGCCGGCCTGCGCTCGCTCCTGGTCCAAGAGCACCCGCTGTGGCAGGCCGCGGCCATCGTGCCCTTCCTGCTGCTGGACAAGCGGGACGTGGTCAACTGCTTCCGGGACGAGATGGCCGGGGAGGGCTTCTTCCCAGAGCAGGCCCGCGCGGAGCTCCTGGCCGCGCAGCTCAGCTACTACCGCGTCGCTGGCCGTGAGTTCGCCGTCACTGGCTGCAAGCAGGTGGTGGCCAGGGTCAATCTCTTGTAG
- the STPG3 gene encoding protein STPG3 isoform X3: MSAIMKAVKFLANFYISGGQPWTHGSLRQRPLVPDRPKASVFLWGPQPGTAWEMWPPGVQEFQAGLSVQTGPLQEHPPICTQNLRELWLERRPPIVTDLQTPGPAKYPAPDASVRESSPHPHFSTGRRLPTREGGGRRAWRTLWLQSENPFTQKADFNRERKRPSPADSQPLSRPAFPAFSFGARRPVSKTAEPPARPKLPRAGGADYRTQPQLQAPPQAPGGEKLPSPNTYDIFPGCRLQSRRPPAFSMSRSPAFASWVSSSCSPGPAAYYVEDCYNSRFPSAPGVVIQGVRRPKRHDTGPFCTL, translated from the exons ATGTCAGCCATCATG AAAGCTGTGAAATTCCTGGCGAATTTTTACATCAGTGGAGGCCAACCCTGGACCCATGGCTCCCTGAGGCAGAGGCCACTTGTGCCAGACCG GCCCAAGGCTAGTGTGTTCTTGTGGGGCCCCCAGCCAGGGACCGCCTGGGAGATGTGGCCCCCAGGAGTGCAGGAGTTCCAGGCTGGCCTCAGTGTGCAAACGGGCCCCCTCCAAGAGCACCCCCCTATCTGCACCCAGAACCTGAGGGAGCTGT GGCTGGAACGACGCCCACCCATCGTGACAGACCTGCAGACCCCCGGCCCCGCCAAGTACCCGGCGCCGGATGCTTCAGTGCGCGAGTCCTCCCCACATCCCCACTTCAGCACCGGCCGCAGGCTCCCCACCCGCG AGGGCGGAGGCCGCAGGGCGTGGCGGACCTTGTGGCTCCAAAGCGAAAACCCCTTCACGCAGAAGGCCGACTTTAACCGAGAGCGCAAG CGGCCATCGCCTGCGGACTCTCAGCCCCTCAGCCGGCCTGCCTTCCCGGCCTTCAGCTTTGGGGCCCGCCGCCCCGTCTCCAAGACAGCTGAGCCCCCGGCCCGCCCAAAACTGCCGCGGGCCGGGGGTGCGGATTACCGTACCCAGCCCCAGCTTCAGGCCCCTCCGCAGGCCCCGGGGGGCGAGAAGCTCCCCAGCCCCAACACCTACGACATCTTTCCTGGGTGCCGCCTGCAGAGCCGCCGCCCGCCCGCCTTCTCCATGAGCCGCTCACCTGCGTTCGCCTCCTGGGTCAGCTCCT CCTGCAGTCCTGGCCCAGCTGCCTACTACGTGGAGGATTGCTATAACTCGCGTTTCCCCTCCGCGCCTGGAGTGGTGATCCAGGGTGTCCGAAGACCCAAGCGCCATGACACAGGACCCTTCTGCACCCTGTAG